One segment of Nitrospinota bacterium DNA contains the following:
- a CDS encoding bacteriohemerythrin, translating to MTADGEAYISWKEDYEIGISEVDRQHMRLVELINELHASMETGTAAETEKVLQGLVDYTITHFADEERLQERHGYPGLDGHRKLHAELVAEVLGYSKRFQTKEPGLEANLMWFLKDWLLNHIKLQDAKIAKHILAK from the coding sequence ACGGAGAGGCCTACATAAGTTGGAAAGAGGACTATGAAATAGGCATTTCGGAAGTTGACCGGCAGCATATGCGGCTGGTGGAACTGATAAACGAATTGCACGCCTCGATGGAAACCGGCACCGCGGCCGAAACCGAAAAGGTGCTGCAGGGACTCGTCGACTATACCATCACCCATTTCGCCGACGAAGAGCGTCTGCAGGAGCGGCATGGCTACCCGGGGCTGGATGGGCACCGGAAGCTTCACGCCGAGTTGGTGGCGGAAGTGCTCGGCTACAGTAAGCGTTTTCAGACCAAGGAACCGGGCCTTGAAGCGAACCTGATGTGGTTCCTGAAAGACTGGCTGCTGAACCACATCAAACTGCAAGACGCGAAAATCGCCAAACATATTTTGGCTAAATAG